From one Anopheles bellator chromosome 1, idAnoBellAS_SP24_06.2, whole genome shotgun sequence genomic stretch:
- the LOC131210889 gene encoding intraflagellar transport protein 20 homolog, which translates to MGEEFGKSGLYIDDLYAIRVIDPEVANETNELKDECEKFTDKLTEFRRIIDQFGTIIETFAVEVDQEKMRAVGVQNMLKTFSKQRESEQQQIQSEIIEKMVELDKLKIEYQYLQRIESEQQEMIDNFYQNQ; encoded by the exons ATGGGAGAGGAGTTTGGTAAATCTGGGCTTTACATTGACGACCTTTATGCGATCCGCGTCATCGATCCAGAGGTAGCCAACGAAACAAATGAATTGAAGGACGaatgtgaaaaatttactGACA AGTTAACCGAGTTCCGGCGGATCATCGATCAGTTTGGAACCATTATCGAAACCTTTGCAGTGGAAGTGGACCAAGAAAAGATGCGGGCTGTCGGGGTGCAGAATATGCTAAAAACATTCTCCAAGCAACGAGAATCCGAACAACAGCAGATACAG AGCGAAATCATCGAGAAAATGGTTGAACTGGATAAGCTGAAGATCGAGTACCAATATCTGCAGCGGATTGAGTCGGAACAGCAAGAAATGATTGACAATTTTTACCAAAATCAGTGA
- the LOC131205320 gene encoding cilia- and flagella-associated protein 299-like: protein MKSNEQDLLILKFETYDEYLDSLVDGKSLQYFGDRENLISLFRTGYRALTKDAFEAQKNFLQVAKDPNTVFSRNIVPKNEFLQELASRERPNRLGLLSTIIYIRSMSKNVEISGYIDYEEALRRVHKDQLYSNDWNAIFAGEAILRPTPVDLLYYNAKTGNSLRNNSRNYRILCDPLRGILFRNMYDRKDVIPDPMSNYYGTNTSRLVVSSEVYEQVALYDHVVRINY from the exons ATGAAATCAAACGAGCAGGATCTTCTCATTTTGAAATTCGAAACGTACGACGAATATCTAGACTCACTGGTCGACGGGAAAAGCCTTCAATATTTTGGTGATAGAGAAAATCTTATCAGTCTCTTCCGTACGGGCTACCG AGCCCTGACGAAGGATGCATTTGAGGCACAGAAAAATTTTCTTCAGGTGGCGAAAGATCCCAACACAGTGTTTAGTCGGAACATCGTGCCAAAGAATGAGTTTCTGCAGGAACTTGCTTCCCGTGAGCGTCCCAATAGATTGGGTTTACTATCG ACAATAATTTACATTCGTTCGATGagcaaaaatgttgaaatttcTGGCTACATTGACTACGAGGAAGCACTCCGACGTGTCCACAAGGATCAGCTATACTCGAACGACTGGAACGCAATATTTGCTGGTGAAGCCATCCTTCGGCCGACACCAGTCGATCTGCTCTACTATAACGCCAAGACGGGAAATAGCTTACGGAACAATTCCCGCAACTATCGCATACTGTGCGATCCATTGCGGGGCATACTATTCCGAAACATGTACGATCGCAAAGACGTCATTCCGGATCCGATGTCGAACTACTACGGAACAAACACAAGCCGCCTGGTGGTATCTAGCGAAGTATACGAACAAGTCGCATTGTACGACCATGTGGTTCGTATAAACTATTAG
- the LOC131209921 gene encoding dynein regulatory complex protein 8 isoform X3, whose translation MLKTFSCFIDSFSTIMTDFEYSDINPANELEKRIADAFLIFDHHGNKTVDVREIGTILRFLADVNEVISATEFEDSNGTVHLSKFLPYVSQLIAEHKMEPAPPEKLLKAFRVLDQEGKGFVDKEYMTKLITEEGEPFTVEELEEMMAVAVDMATDKIAYELYLNQLLVDF comes from the exons ATGctaaaaacattttcatgttttatcGATAGTTTCAGCACAATAATGACCGATTTCGAGTACTCTG ACATTAATCCCGCGAATGAGCTTGAAAAAAGGATCGCGGATGCATTTCTAATTTTCGATCATCACGGCAACAAAACGGTGGATGTTCGTGAAATAGGAACAATTTTGCGGTTTTTAG CGGATGTGAATGAGGTAATCTCAGCAACGGAATTTGAAGATTCGAATGGAACTGTACATTTGTCCAAATTCTTACCGTACGTTAGCCAACTGATAGCTGAGCACAA AATGGAACCGGCTCCGCCAGAAAAATTGCTTAAGGCGTTCCGTGTACTAGATCAAGAGGGCAAAGGGTTCGTCGACAAGGAGTATATGACAAAGCTTATCACCGAAGAAGGGGAACCGTTCACTGTGGAGGAGCTGGAGGAAATGATGGCAGTTGCTGTGGACATGGCCACCGACAAGATTGCCTATGAACTCTACCTAAACCAACTGTTG GTGGATTTCTAA
- the LOC131210878 gene encoding BTB/POZ domain-containing adapter for CUL3-mediated RhoA degradation protein 3, with product MGDQKTLIKGNPSQYVKLNVGGCLHYTTIGTLCKQDTMLRAMFSGRLEVLTDSEGWILIDRCGSHFGTILNFLRDGSVALPGTAKGIAELLAESKYYCIEELIDACEKLLAKKERESRESEPICRVPLITSQKEEQYLISTATKPVVKLLINRHNNKYSYTHTSDDNLLKNIELFDKLSLRFSGRVFFIKDVIGSSEICCWSFYGNGKKVIEVCCTSIVYATDKKHTKVEFPEARIFEETLNILLYENKNAPDQELMQATSLRGAVGGISSYTSDEEEERTGLARLRSNKQNNPT from the exons ATGGGTGACCAAAAAACCCTCATCAAAGGCAATCCGTCACAATATGTGAAGCTCAACGTGGGAGGCTGCCTTCACTACACTACGATCGGAACACTCTGCAAGCAGGACACGATGCTCCGGGCAATGTTTAGCGGACGGTTGGAAGTTCTGACTGATTCGGAAG GATGGATTCTAATCGATCGTTGTGGGTCGCATTTTGGCACAATTCTTAATTTTCTACGCGACGGAAGCGTTGCACTGCCGGGAACGGCGAAAGGAATTGCGGAACTGTTGGCTGAATCGAAGTACTATTGCATCGAAGAGCTGATAGACGCCTGTGAAAAGCTGCTTGCGAAGAAAGAGCGGGAATCGCGCGAATCAGAACCGATCTGTCGGGTTCCTCTGATTACATCGCAGAAGGAAGAACAATACCTAATCAGCACGGCCACGAAGCCAGTGGTGAAGCTGCTGATCAACCGGCATAATAACAAGTATTCGTACACGCACACGTCGGACGACAATTTGCTAAAGAATATTGAGCTTTTCGACAAGCTTTCGCTGCGGTTCAGTGGACGCGTGTTCTTCATTAAAGATGTTATCGGATCAAGCGAAATCTGCTGCTGGTCGTTCTATGGTAACGGCAAAAAAGTGATCGAAGTGTGTTGTACCTCGATCGTGTATGCCACCGACAAGAAGCACACAAAGGTTGAGTTTCCTGAAGCGCGTATCTTTGAAGAAACGCTGAATATACTGCTGTACGAGAACAAAAACGCGCCGGACCAGGAGCTGATGCAAGCAACATCGCTGCGGGGTGCGGTGGGTGGTATAAGCTCTTACACGagcgacgaagaagaagaaagaacaGGATTGGCGAGGCTACGCTCAAACAAGCAGAACAACCCCACATGA
- the LOC131209921 gene encoding dynein regulatory complex protein 8 isoform X1, whose protein sequence is MLKTFSCFIDSFSTIMTDFEYSDINPANELEKRIADAFLIFDHHGNKTVDVREIGTILRFLGCVPTEADVNEVISATEFEDSNGTVHLSKFLPYVSQLIAEHKMEPAPPEKLLKAFRVLDQEGKGFVDKEYMTKLITEEGEPFTVEELEEMMAVAVDMATDKIAYELYLNQLLHEPLDSIYELADELRNRNR, encoded by the exons ATGctaaaaacattttcatgttttatcGATAGTTTCAGCACAATAATGACCGATTTCGAGTACTCTG ACATTAATCCCGCGAATGAGCTTGAAAAAAGGATCGCGGATGCATTTCTAATTTTCGATCATCACGGCAACAAAACGGTGGATGTTCGTGAAATAGGAACAATTTTGCGGTTTTTAG GTTGCGTTCCCACCGAAGCGGATGTGAATGAGGTAATCTCAGCAACGGAATTTGAAGATTCGAATGGAACTGTACATTTGTCCAAATTCTTACCGTACGTTAGCCAACTGATAGCTGAGCACAA AATGGAACCGGCTCCGCCAGAAAAATTGCTTAAGGCGTTCCGTGTACTAGATCAAGAGGGCAAAGGGTTCGTCGACAAGGAGTATATGACAAAGCTTATCACCGAAGAAGGGGAACCGTTCACTGTGGAGGAGCTGGAGGAAATGATGGCAGTTGCTGTGGACATGGCCACCGACAAGATTGCCTATGAACTCTACCTAAACCAACTGTTG CACGAACCACTAGATTCCATTTACGAACTTGCCGATGAGTTGCGCAACCGAAATcgctaa
- the LOC131209921 gene encoding dynein regulatory complex protein 8 isoform X2, whose protein sequence is MLKTFSCFIDSFSTIMTDFEYSDINPANELEKRIADAFLIFDHHGNKTVDVREIGTILRFLGCVPTEADVNEVISATEFEDSNGTVHLSKFLPYVSQLIAEHKMEPAPPEKLLKAFRVLDQEGKGFVDKEYMTKLITEEGEPFTVEELEEMMAVAVDMATDKIAYELYLNQLLVDF, encoded by the exons ATGctaaaaacattttcatgttttatcGATAGTTTCAGCACAATAATGACCGATTTCGAGTACTCTG ACATTAATCCCGCGAATGAGCTTGAAAAAAGGATCGCGGATGCATTTCTAATTTTCGATCATCACGGCAACAAAACGGTGGATGTTCGTGAAATAGGAACAATTTTGCGGTTTTTAG GTTGCGTTCCCACCGAAGCGGATGTGAATGAGGTAATCTCAGCAACGGAATTTGAAGATTCGAATGGAACTGTACATTTGTCCAAATTCTTACCGTACGTTAGCCAACTGATAGCTGAGCACAA AATGGAACCGGCTCCGCCAGAAAAATTGCTTAAGGCGTTCCGTGTACTAGATCAAGAGGGCAAAGGGTTCGTCGACAAGGAGTATATGACAAAGCTTATCACCGAAGAAGGGGAACCGTTCACTGTGGAGGAGCTGGAGGAAATGATGGCAGTTGCTGTGGACATGGCCACCGACAAGATTGCCTATGAACTCTACCTAAACCAACTGTTG GTGGATTTCTAA
- the LOC131207307 gene encoding probable protein phosphatase CG10417 isoform X1, whose product MGAYLSEPVTTKESSDESNDFLVSGASSMQGWRISQEDAHNCILNFDKNVSFFAVYDGHGGAEVAQYCSLHLPSFLRTVAAYGEKNFEQALKDAFIGFDATLLKESVIQELKVLSEKTNGNEEAEEDDEEEDEYDNVDDLREEARMPLDEVLQKYRKEIKASNLVAAATATKSRLIQAMKDGDSSKPISPLLKGKRREVSSERDDELAGGSGAKVPGNAVDIGSAEAAPAATGSKIVDGGAGGGGDTAADSTVSSSSNNKTEEGLDGRAMAEQEPSSSSSSASGAATVAAKEEDQSDEISDTAGAVVATSATVKPEIASVSKENCAPDSSSSDRSKQQAVKVNGDIGKATASSAAAVSSSSSGAAGQENGVVSSDCDSGAGNGSKLAQTPSIANVHSSSTAKAASGSGASEAGNREVSKNGPCAAEAPNDDDDDTEEDDDSDSDVMEPIETSSTEDGEEEPYGEEDGDEEEEEEEGEEEAEYEEEEDYMNEEDAAFMKNITDEPGKDSGCTAVVALLHEKDLYVANAGDSRCVVCRNGKALEMSFDHKPEDTIEFKRIEKAGGRVTLDGRVNGGLNLSRAIGDHGYKMNGFLPPEEQMISALPDIQKITIGSEDDFMVLACDGIWNFMTSDEVVQFVQERINKPGIALSKICEELFDNCLAQDTKGDGTGCDNMTAIIVQFKPTFADSASRKRTAAQSVDASENIAVSSGLKKIKTDTATTAASTSSTGDGNASSTTDGASDGATAASIGGSMAVETSEETEAAAAVVSIAATSMDTTPATIAAASSEAASSST is encoded by the exons ATGGGTGCATACCTTTCGGAACCGGTCACGACGAAGGAGTCGAGCGATGAATCGAACGACTTTctcgtttccggtgccagcTCCATGCAGGGTTGGCGCATCAGTCAGGAA GACGCACACAATTGCATACTCAACTTCGACAAAAACGTTTCGTTCTTCGCGGTGTACGATGGGCACGGTGGAGCGGAAGTGGCTCAGTATTGCAGCCTTCATCTGCCCAGCTTTCTGCGTACGGTGGCCGCATATGGGGAGAAAAATTTTGAACAAGCGCTAAAAGATGCGTTCATCGGGTTTGATGCAACGCTGCTCAAGGAGAGCGTAATCCAGGAGCTAAAAGTGTTGTCGGAGAAGACAAATGGCAACGAAGAAGCAGAGGAAGATgacgaagaagaggatgaGTACGATAATGTGGATGATTTGCGTGAAGAAGCACGCATGCCACTGGACGAGGTTCTTCAGAAGTACCGGAAGGAGATTAAGGCCAGTAATTTGGTGGCAGCGGCTACAGCTACCAAGTCCCGCCTGATACAGGCGATGAAAGATGGCGATTCTTCGAAACCCATCTCACCGCTGCTCAAAGGTAAGCGGCGGGAAGTGAGCAGTGAACGGGACGACGAACTGGCTGGTGGTTCGGGAGCGAAAGTTCCTGGTAACGCTGTGGACATCGGATCCGCCgaagcagccccagcagcgaCTGGGAGCAAGATtgtcgatggtggtgctggtggtggtggtgatacgGCCGCCGATTCCACGGTCAGCAGTTCTAGCAACAATAAGACGGAGGAGGGACTGGACGGGCGAGCCATGGCAGAGCAAGAaccctcctcgtcctcctcgtcggcTAGTGGAGCAGCAACGGTAGCAGCAAAGGAGGAGGACCAAAGCGACGAAATCAGTGACACGGCTGGCGCAGTGGTAGCTACTTCGGCCACAGTGAAACCGGAAATTGCAAGCGTCTCAAAGGAGAACTGTGCTCCGGACAGTTCTTCATCGGATCGCAGCAAACAGCAGGCGGTCAAAGTGAATGGAGACATAGGCAAGGCCACGGCTTCGTCTGCCGCAGCCGTATCATCGTCCTCATCGGGTGCTGCCGGTCAGGAAAATGGTGTCGTTTCGAGTGATTGCGACAGTGGGGCAGGGAATGGCTCCAAACTCGCCCAGACCCCTTCGATCGCTAACgttcacagcagcagcaccgccaaAGCCGCCAGTGGCAGCGGTGCCAGTGAAGCTGGCAACAGGGAAGTTTCAAAGAACGGGCCATGTGCGGCCGAAGCTccaaacgatgacgacgacgacacggaaGAGGACGATGACAGCGATTCCGACGTTATGGAACCCATCGAAACTTCCAGCACGGAAGATGGTGAAGAAGAACCCTATGG TGAGGAAGATggcgacgaagaagaggaagaggaagaaggcGAAGAGGAAGCCGAAtacgaggaggaggaagattACATGAACGAGGAGGACGCCGCATTCATGAAGAACATTACGGACGAGCCGGGAAAGGATAGTGGCTGCACGGCCGTGGTAGCACTTCTGCACGAAAAGGACCTCTACGTAGCCAACGCAG GAGATTCGCGATGCGTTGTTTGCCGGAATGGCAAGGCACTTGAAATGAGCTTTGATCACAAACCCGAAGACACTATCGAGTTTAAGCGGATAGAGAAGGCGGGTGGTCGTGTTACGCTCGATGGGCGTGTCAATGGAGGATTGAACCTGTCCCGTGCGATCGGCGACCATGGCTACAAGATG AATGGTTTTTTGCCGCCAGAAGAGCAAATGATCTCGGCCCTACCGGACATTCAGAAAATtacaatcggatcggaagatGATTTCATGGTGCTGGCGTGTGACGGTATCTGGAACTTTATGACCAGCGACGAGGTGGTACAGTTTGTCCAGGAGCGCATCAATAAACCAGGCATTGCATTGTCCAAGATCTGCGAAGAG CTTTTCGATAACTGCTTAGCGCAAGACACCAAAGGAGATGGGACCGGTTGTGATAACATGACGGCCATCATCGTCCAGTTCAAGCCCACTTTCGCCGATTCTGCATCGCGGAAAAGAACTGCTGCCCAGTCTGTGGATGCATCGGAAAATATCGCTGTATCATCCGGGTTGAAAAAGATCAAAACCGACACAGCGACGACCGCGGCCAGTACAAGCAGCACTGGCGATGGGAATGCTTCATCCACCACTGACGGAGCTTCCGATGGCGCTACAGCAGCCAGCATTGGTGGTTCAATGGCAGTTGAAACGAGCGAAGAAAcggaagcagcggcagcggttgTCTCGATTGCGGCCACATCGATGGACACAACTCCGGCAACAATCGCTGCTGCGTCATCCGAGGCAGCATCTTCTTCAACGTGA
- the LOC131207307 gene encoding probable protein phosphatase CG10417 isoform X2 — MGAYLSEPVTTKESSDESNDFLVSGASSMQGWRISQEDAHNCILNFDKNVSFFAVYDGHGGAEVAQYCSLHLPSFLRTVAAYGEKNFEQALKDAFIGFDATLLKESVIQELKVLSEKTNGNEEAEEDDEEEDEYDNVDDLREEARMPLDEVLQKYRKEIKASNLVAAATATKSRLIQAMKDGDSSKPISPLLKGKRREVSSERDDELAGGSGAKVPGNAVDIGSAEAAPAATGSKIVDGGAGGGGDTAADSTVSSSSNNKTEEGLDGRAMAEQEPSSSSSSASGAATVAAKEEDQSDEISDTAGAVVATSATVKPEIASVSKENCAPDSSSSDRSKQQAVKVNGDIGKATASSAAAVSSSSSGAAGQENGVVSSDCDSGAGNGSKLAQTPSIANVHSSSTAKAASGSGASEAGNREVSKNGPCAAEAPNDDDDDTEEDDDSDSDVMEPIETSSTEDGEEEPYGEEDGDEEEEEEEGEEEAEYEEEEDYMNEEDAAFMKNITDEPGKDSGCTAVVALLHEKDLYVANAGDSRCVVCRNGKALEMSFDHKPEDTIEFKRIEKAGGRVTLDGRVNGGLNLSRAIGDHGYKMNGFLPPEEQMISALPDIQKITIGSEDDFMVLACDGIWNFMTSDEVVQFVQERINKPGIALSKICEELFDNCLAQDTKGDGTGCDNMTAIIVQFKPTFADSASRKRTAAQSVDASENIAVSSGLKKIKTDTATTAATASIGGSMAVETSEETEAAAAVVSIAATSMDTTPATIAAASSEAASSST; from the exons ATGGGTGCATACCTTTCGGAACCGGTCACGACGAAGGAGTCGAGCGATGAATCGAACGACTTTctcgtttccggtgccagcTCCATGCAGGGTTGGCGCATCAGTCAGGAA GACGCACACAATTGCATACTCAACTTCGACAAAAACGTTTCGTTCTTCGCGGTGTACGATGGGCACGGTGGAGCGGAAGTGGCTCAGTATTGCAGCCTTCATCTGCCCAGCTTTCTGCGTACGGTGGCCGCATATGGGGAGAAAAATTTTGAACAAGCGCTAAAAGATGCGTTCATCGGGTTTGATGCAACGCTGCTCAAGGAGAGCGTAATCCAGGAGCTAAAAGTGTTGTCGGAGAAGACAAATGGCAACGAAGAAGCAGAGGAAGATgacgaagaagaggatgaGTACGATAATGTGGATGATTTGCGTGAAGAAGCACGCATGCCACTGGACGAGGTTCTTCAGAAGTACCGGAAGGAGATTAAGGCCAGTAATTTGGTGGCAGCGGCTACAGCTACCAAGTCCCGCCTGATACAGGCGATGAAAGATGGCGATTCTTCGAAACCCATCTCACCGCTGCTCAAAGGTAAGCGGCGGGAAGTGAGCAGTGAACGGGACGACGAACTGGCTGGTGGTTCGGGAGCGAAAGTTCCTGGTAACGCTGTGGACATCGGATCCGCCgaagcagccccagcagcgaCTGGGAGCAAGATtgtcgatggtggtgctggtggtggtggtgatacgGCCGCCGATTCCACGGTCAGCAGTTCTAGCAACAATAAGACGGAGGAGGGACTGGACGGGCGAGCCATGGCAGAGCAAGAaccctcctcgtcctcctcgtcggcTAGTGGAGCAGCAACGGTAGCAGCAAAGGAGGAGGACCAAAGCGACGAAATCAGTGACACGGCTGGCGCAGTGGTAGCTACTTCGGCCACAGTGAAACCGGAAATTGCAAGCGTCTCAAAGGAGAACTGTGCTCCGGACAGTTCTTCATCGGATCGCAGCAAACAGCAGGCGGTCAAAGTGAATGGAGACATAGGCAAGGCCACGGCTTCGTCTGCCGCAGCCGTATCATCGTCCTCATCGGGTGCTGCCGGTCAGGAAAATGGTGTCGTTTCGAGTGATTGCGACAGTGGGGCAGGGAATGGCTCCAAACTCGCCCAGACCCCTTCGATCGCTAACgttcacagcagcagcaccgccaaAGCCGCCAGTGGCAGCGGTGCCAGTGAAGCTGGCAACAGGGAAGTTTCAAAGAACGGGCCATGTGCGGCCGAAGCTccaaacgatgacgacgacgacacggaaGAGGACGATGACAGCGATTCCGACGTTATGGAACCCATCGAAACTTCCAGCACGGAAGATGGTGAAGAAGAACCCTATGG TGAGGAAGATggcgacgaagaagaggaagaggaagaaggcGAAGAGGAAGCCGAAtacgaggaggaggaagattACATGAACGAGGAGGACGCCGCATTCATGAAGAACATTACGGACGAGCCGGGAAAGGATAGTGGCTGCACGGCCGTGGTAGCACTTCTGCACGAAAAGGACCTCTACGTAGCCAACGCAG GAGATTCGCGATGCGTTGTTTGCCGGAATGGCAAGGCACTTGAAATGAGCTTTGATCACAAACCCGAAGACACTATCGAGTTTAAGCGGATAGAGAAGGCGGGTGGTCGTGTTACGCTCGATGGGCGTGTCAATGGAGGATTGAACCTGTCCCGTGCGATCGGCGACCATGGCTACAAGATG AATGGTTTTTTGCCGCCAGAAGAGCAAATGATCTCGGCCCTACCGGACATTCAGAAAATtacaatcggatcggaagatGATTTCATGGTGCTGGCGTGTGACGGTATCTGGAACTTTATGACCAGCGACGAGGTGGTACAGTTTGTCCAGGAGCGCATCAATAAACCAGGCATTGCATTGTCCAAGATCTGCGAAGAG CTTTTCGATAACTGCTTAGCGCAAGACACCAAAGGAGATGGGACCGGTTGTGATAACATGACGGCCATCATCGTCCAGTTCAAGCCCACTTTCGCCGATTCTGCATCGCGGAAAAGAACTGCTGCCCAGTCTGTGGATGCATCGGAAAATATCGCTGTATCATCCGGGTTGAAAAAGATCAAAACCGACACAGCGACGACCGCGGCCA CAGCCAGCATTGGTGGTTCAATGGCAGTTGAAACGAGCGAAGAAAcggaagcagcggcagcggttgTCTCGATTGCGGCCACATCGATGGACACAACTCCGGCAACAATCGCTGCTGCGTCATCCGAGGCAGCATCTTCTTCAACGTGA